The DNA window ACTGCCCTGCACTGTGGCACTCTCCACAGACCCCCGCATTGCTGAGTATCCGCTGATGCAGTCCCCGCTTCTTGTGATGGGCATCCTTCTGGCGTATGTCTACTTTGTACTATCCTTGGGTCCCCGGCTAATGGCCAACAGGAAGCCTTTAAACCTGAAGAAGTTCATGGTGCTATACAACTTCTTTCTGGTGGGACTCTCACTCTACATAGTCTATGAGGTGAGTTGTTGGCAGTATGCTTTGTGTGGCATATATAAAGCAGTCCATGCAGGCTGTGTGGGTAATGGGGAGCCCTTTTGCAGGCTGTTCCTTGCCCTTCTGCACAGGGTTTGGGAAGTGTGGTGGGTGATGTGTTGGGCCTCACCCTGATGATGCTCTTGTTGCAGTTCCTGATGGCAGGGTGGCTTACTGGGTATACCTGGCGATGTGACCCTGTGGACTTCTCGCAGGACCCCAAGGCCCTCAGGGTGAGTTCTTGTCCTTTTCCCAATAAGTGGGGGTGACCTTCAGTGCTTGTATTTGCACAGCAAGGTCACAGCTATGCGCCTCTCCTGAGGCAGAGGACTTACAGTCCCTGGCTCTGGGTTTCACCCCAGGGTTTACTGTATGGAGACCCTTGGTCCCTGGGCATGTTCAAGCTGAGGTGGGTCTCTAATGTTAACCTGTTCTGTTACAGATGGTCAGTGTAGCTTGGCTCTTCGTATTCTCCAAGTTCATTGAACTGACAGACACGGTGAGTGAGTTACTGAGGAGGCCTTGTCACTGCTTGCTGGGCAGGGAGTTGGGGCCCAGTGTACTTGGTAGGTGCTTTCTTCAGCCCTTGCAGTCTGACCTGGCAGTGCTTCTTTCTAGCATCTCTGCCAAGGAGACCACTCTGGGCTATTGCAGGGACCACTCCTGGTGTGTTAAAGCTCTGGAAGCAGTGGGGTGACCTAATGTGTGGTGGCAGTGAGCTTGGAGGCAGGGGGAAGTGTCACAGAGATCAGATGCTGTGAATTAGTGGCCCAGCCTGCTGTAGCAGCTCCTTGATGCTGTTGGGCTCTCATTGCAGGTGATCTTTGTCCTGCGGAAGAAGAATGAACAGGTCACATTCCTGCACCTCTTCCACCACTCTGTTCTGCCTTGGAGCTGGTGGTGGGGAGCAAGGTTTGGTCCAGGTAAGATGGAAATTGTCTGGTGCACAGCTTGGGGAAAGAGTGGGGTTAGCCCCAGCATACTGAGAAGGGGTTTTGGCCCTTCTGGGCTCCTAGGAGCTCCTTGTAAGGCAAACTGCTGTGGAGGATTGACTTATGCTAATGAAAATCTGTCTTAACAGGGGGTATGGGCTCATTCCACGCCATGATCAATTCCATGGTGCACGTTGTCATGTACTTCTACTACGGGCTCTCAGCAGCGGGACCTGCCTTTCAGAAGTACCTGTGGTGGAAGAAGCACATCACAGCCATCCAGCTGGTGAGTCTGCTGTGGAGCAGAGCATGTGTCCTCAGCCTCTGATGTGAGGGGCTTGTGAGGGCCTTGTATATGTGAAAAGTGCAGTCAGCGGCTGTAGCTGTCTCTTCTGCAGACTCCCTCTCTGGGTTTCTAGCAGTTGTGGACCTCTGGGTGCTGCtcagcctgctgcccctgggctgcagTCATGTTGGGAGGATGAGAGGCACATGCTGCCTTGAGACTTGTGCCtgcctcttccagctgctgcagactGCACCTTGCCATAAGGGCTGCTACTTCAGAGTGGGAAAGGAGCCTATTGGCTTCATTTAGAAAGTAAGTTTTTAGTGGGATCCTTGAACCTGCTCCCGCTAATAACTtgtccctgctctgccttgctCCCAGGCACAGTTCGTCATTGTCTCCGTCCACATCTCCCAGTATTACTTCATGCCCAGCTGCCAGTACCAGTTCCCCATCTTCATCCACCTCATCTGGATTTATGGGACCATCTTTTTCATCCTCTTCTCCAACTTCTGGTACCAGTCCTACACCAAGGGCAAACGGTTGCCCAGGGTGGCTCAGCAAGCAGCCCAGCACAACGGTAGCAGCATCCATGAGAATGGCACTGTCGCCAATGGCAAGGTCAAAGCCAACTAAAGGGCAAGGCCCTCCCAGAGCCAATGAGAGCCCcggggcagaggcagctgggaCCTGTTCTCCTGCTCCTGGGTGCCACTAGCCAAGTCAAGTGCCTACAGACTGTTGTACCcctgtgcccagccctgctgtcctcTGTCTGCATGCCTAGCCcctctgctctgagcagccATGGGCAACTTCTCCTGCTCCTGGGAGGGCTTGTGCTGTTTCTTAGTGTtgctgagcagagaggcagctgcctgcatcacagctgcagggctgcagtcCCATTCCAGTATTTCCAAAGGAACTTCCCCAAGTGCCTACATCTGGCCCTTCTGCCTGGGGCCCATTTCCTTCTGAGTAGGACCAAAAGAAGAGACCAGTCCCTGTCCTGGTTGGtaccctctcctcttccctgtctCATCAGAGCCTGTGTGGATGAGCAGACTTGtccctggctgcctgctgctgccagctcaaGTGTAAGTGCTCCTGCTCTACCATGCCTTGTGCCACCTTATTCCATGCCACAGTGCTGCATGTTCCTTCTGGTCCCTTTGTGCCCAGTGGGGGGTCCTGCCCTGCTGTATCTGTGCCCAGGTGTGGCTGTGGAGAATGTAGGGGCAGTGCATATAGGACTTGAGGGCCCAGACCTGCCCAGTACAGTACACATGCCCTGTGCCTAGTACATAGCAGGGGTTGTGACAGCCTGAAAGGCCTCTCCCACACAGTAAGCCCAGGTTGCCTTGCCTTTCTCTGCCTGGGCTGGGTGCTCAGTGTGTGCTTTAGCTGCACTTACCTGATCCTGTATGGCAGCTGGTGGCTGGCTCCAGAGTGGGGGAGGCCAAGCTCAGCCTTGCCTTGAACCACTTCCATTCCTGTAACTCAAGACTTGAGCAATAATTGCCCCTGGAATCAGCTCCCAGGCTCTCTGGCTTGGGaccagccctgctctggccCAGCATGGGAGGATGGTTGTAGTGTGCCCTGCTATGGTGTAATAGTGAGCACCTCTTGCCTCTGTGGGTCCAACTAGGCCTAGGTGAAGGtgtgctctgccctgcagcagggcagtacagcagctctcctgggccTGGTGCCCATCACCTGCCTTGGCTGTAACCAAAATCATGCTGGTGGCCTTGAGGTTGAGGTGAAGGAGCCAGGCCCTGTCACATTGGGCTGCTCTTCTatcacaaataaacaaacagaaggagaaatggCTCTGCCctcttgtgtcttttttttcttctttgtcctGCTGTGCTCAGAAGCTGTTCCAGGTGTGGGGTCCTGGCCAGTGTGGttggaggcagggctgggagaagcagctggCATAGCTGGTTTTTGTGTTGGGGGAGAGGGTGATAGCAgtgtgctgctgaagcagatGGCAGACTGTTTCCAAGTGCTTTGGTAGAGCAGTGTTCAGGGCAGGAAATGTGTCAAGGCTCCCCTTGTGAAAGTGGCTCCACCCTGTGAAAGAATGGCTGGGGTGGAGTGTGGGGGGGGCTGGGACCTGGGCCAGCTGcccaggaggagctgctgcttttcagaaatgctgggGAGCTGAGTGTGGTAGAGCAGGGATGAGACACCCTAAAAACCCAGGTGATGGGGAAAGAACACTCTTGTTTTCGGCATCTGGTGAAGCCAAAGCCGCTACCATCTGACTGCCCCTGCAGTGTGAATCTGTAAAGAACATAAATGGGGCTGATCAGAGGGAGGTTTATGTTGCTGCAGCCTTGCCTGTGCTACAGCTGTGCATCTTCCTGGCTGAGCTCTCCCCTCTCTACCACCTGAGCCAGTTTGGCCTCCCCTTAGTGCTGTTGGGGTGCAGTGCTGCCTTTCCCATTGCCCTCTGGCTGgggccctcctcagcagggaGGCCAGTCTAGGTGCTGACTCAAGCTTGGGAAGAGGGTGAGTAGCTGGCTGGGCTGCTTGTGGCTGGGAGGAGTGTGTTAGGCCAGCAGGCCTCCAGAAGCTGAGTTTCACTGTAGGTTTTACGGTGTGTGGGAGGGCTTTAGTGGATGTCCAGCCAAAGCCCTAGAGCAGGGCTTGGTGTGAGGGAGAGCTCTACTGCACCTGCCTGAGCTGCTGTCCACCTCAAGGTCATGCTCTGAAATGTAGGGAAACCTCTTCAAGTGAGCTGAGCTTGTGTGACCAACACTCCCAACTGCGGGTGGGCATGGCTGTTTTACAGGGCTTGGTGCCCTTCTATGAATGAAGCCTTAAAATGGGATCTGGctgttgctgcttctctgtgagCAAGGACTGACAGGAAAGCttgttctggtccctgctgaaGTGGTGTGTAACATTGGTTACCCAGCAAGAACTCATCACTTCAGGAGCTGTAGGCAACAGGCCAGCTGAGACAGCTTTTCCCTTCTAgcctccttctccccacccaGCTGGCTCTTGGTAAAGACAGCActgtctttgcttttgcctGAAATAGTAACAATACTTAGGCATGGCAGCTGAAAATGGGCTGTTCCGTAGATgtgctctgctctcccttcctccaaTTGTTCCTGCTACCTGTGATCTTTCCATGGGCTGGCAATTTATACACTGTCATGGtcagcctgggctgctgctcCAGACTGAATTCACACCTTATATGGCAGTGTTTCCTGGGCCTGCTGGGTCAGTGCccagctccttcctctgctcctcctctcGCCAGGGCAGTAGGACCAGTATGGGGCCAAAGGAAGATGCT is part of the Phalacrocorax aristotelis chromosome 6, bGulAri2.1, whole genome shotgun sequence genome and encodes:
- the ELOVL1 gene encoding very long chain fatty acid elongase 1 isoform X2, which encodes MEGIVNMYQDFMKKADPRIAEYPLMQSPLLVMGILLAYVYFVLSLGPRLMANRKPLNLKKFMVLYNFFLVGLSLYIVYEFLMAGWLTGYTWRCDPVDFSQDPKALRMVSVAWLFVFSKFIELTDTVIFVLRKKNEQVTFLHLFHHSVLPWSWWWGARFGPGGMGSFHAMINSMVHVVMYFYYGLSAAGPAFQKYLWWKKHITAIQLAQFVIVSVHISQYYFMPSCQYQFPIFIHLIWIYGTIFFILFSNFWYQSYTKGKRLPRVAQQAAQHNGSSIHENGTVANGKVKAN
- the ELOVL1 gene encoding very long chain fatty acid elongase 1 isoform X1 encodes the protein MLATVLEGCRDTAIIMEGIVNMYQDFMKKADPRIAEYPLMQSPLLVMGILLAYVYFVLSLGPRLMANRKPLNLKKFMVLYNFFLVGLSLYIVYEFLMAGWLTGYTWRCDPVDFSQDPKALRMVSVAWLFVFSKFIELTDTVIFVLRKKNEQVTFLHLFHHSVLPWSWWWGARFGPGGMGSFHAMINSMVHVVMYFYYGLSAAGPAFQKYLWWKKHITAIQLAQFVIVSVHISQYYFMPSCQYQFPIFIHLIWIYGTIFFILFSNFWYQSYTKGKRLPRVAQQAAQHNGSSIHENGTVANGKVKAN